A stretch of the Spirochaeta lutea genome encodes the following:
- a CDS encoding substrate-binding periplasmic protein has product MAYSTRRQRRAPGGWYSRRGSGLAALAALVWVCLPLAGLAESPRQSRLEAEEPVIISTSYQNFLSNCQGTGMLDEIILEAFRRVGGRAKVVYNPTEQALYDVNAGIFQGELNRVAGMEKDFPNLVRVPEANMVMDFVAFSRQALQIRSWEDLRELSIGIVRGWKILEEQTADFPWVILVPTQVELFTMLDKGRIDVALYDYATGYTVLADLGYQGIRHLEPPLATRPMYLYLHRDYRELVQPLADALRAMKADGTYQEMVSRGYSQAGIPPRN; this is encoded by the coding sequence ATGGCGTACAGCACCCGGCGGCAGAGAAGGGCTCCCGGAGGATGGTATTCCCGGCGCGGGTCAGGCTTGGCTGCTCTGGCGGCCCTGGTGTGGGTTTGCCTGCCCCTGGCCGGCTTGGCTGAATCACCCCGGCAGAGCAGGCTGGAGGCGGAGGAGCCGGTTATTATCAGTACCAGTTATCAGAACTTTTTATCCAACTGCCAGGGAACGGGGATGCTCGATGAGATAATTCTGGAGGCATTCCGGCGGGTTGGGGGTAGGGCGAAGGTCGTCTATAACCCCACGGAACAGGCCCTGTACGATGTAAATGCGGGGATTTTTCAGGGTGAGCTGAACCGGGTGGCGGGGATGGAGAAGGATTTTCCCAACCTGGTCCGGGTGCCCGAGGCAAATATGGTTATGGATTTTGTTGCCTTCAGCCGGCAGGCTCTGCAGATTCGGAGCTGGGAAGACTTGCGGGAGCTGAGCATCGGCATTGTCCGAGGATGGAAGATCTTGGAGGAGCAGACGGCGGATTTTCCCTGGGTCATCCTGGTACCGACCCAGGTTGAGTTGTTTACCATGCTGGATAAGGGGAGGATTGATGTGGCCCTCTACGATTACGCCACGGGGTACACCGTCCTGGCCGACCTGGGCTACCAGGGGATACGGCATCTGGAGCCGCCCTTGGCCACCAGGCCCATGTACCTGTACCTGCACCGGGATTACCGGGAATTGGTTCAGCCCCTGGCCGATGCCCTCCGGGCTATGAAGGCCGATGGCACCTACCAAGAGATGGTGTCCCGGGGATATTCCCAGGCCGGTATTCCCCCCAGAAACTAG
- a CDS encoding sensor histidine kinase, whose amino-acid sequence MAFGWNRSLGLRFILMTSLIIVGVGIFVSVLEGVLLYDQERRRVDQEIFQVQQSHLPSLVSSLWLTDWILVQQQAQAIERFPSISRVEVENDQGEVFSAGAPVQPEFSVLSEELTYFHREQGFPVGMLRIYQDPGLVEGAVLGRVAVSLGGHMLILLTTGLWIALLFHHQVGKYLTRLAVLLKQDDREHLEAPLDIRRRRAYDDELGDLLRAINLMRHNLSEDMHQRELRIAEIHHRMKNDLSFIYSLLYLQSEQVDQPRAREQIVEAGRRVGVISQIYSRLYTERNFLEVSVKPLVEQMVVDLVDLGVISMNSVTVDMEDIRVPTKVSIGIGIAVNELVTNAVKYAGMSGEELRVQIALRSSDPGVNLEVRDNGAGFSQDLIQGQGYDFGLRVIQSLSLQHSGEMTLSNEDGGVVRVGFGCIDRPDFPG is encoded by the coding sequence ATGGCATTTGGCTGGAATAGATCCCTAGGGTTACGGTTTATTCTCATGACATCCCTGATCATTGTGGGGGTAGGTATTTTTGTATCCGTGTTGGAGGGGGTTCTGCTCTACGACCAGGAACGTCGGCGGGTGGATCAGGAAATCTTCCAGGTGCAGCAGAGCCATCTGCCCTCCCTGGTATCAAGTCTCTGGTTGACCGACTGGATACTGGTCCAGCAGCAGGCCCAGGCAATCGAACGGTTTCCGTCCATTAGCCGGGTGGAGGTGGAAAACGATCAGGGCGAGGTTTTTTCCGCGGGAGCACCGGTTCAGCCCGAATTTTCAGTGTTGTCCGAGGAGCTGACCTATTTTCATCGGGAGCAGGGCTTTCCGGTGGGAATGCTCCGGATCTATCAGGACCCGGGATTGGTGGAAGGGGCGGTTTTGGGACGGGTTGCGGTGTCTCTGGGCGGACATATGCTGATTCTGCTGACCACCGGGTTGTGGATTGCCCTGCTGTTCCACCACCAGGTGGGGAAGTATCTTACACGCCTGGCGGTCTTGCTGAAGCAGGATGACCGGGAGCATCTGGAAGCCCCCCTGGATATCCGCCGGAGACGGGCTTACGATGACGAGCTGGGGGATCTGCTCCGAGCCATTAACCTGATGCGCCACAATCTATCCGAGGATATGCACCAGCGGGAACTCCGGATTGCGGAGATTCACCACCGGATGAAAAACGATTTGAGTTTCATTTATTCCCTTTTGTACCTCCAGTCTGAACAGGTCGATCAGCCCCGGGCTCGGGAGCAGATCGTCGAGGCAGGCCGTCGGGTCGGGGTTATCTCCCAGATCTACAGCCGGCTGTATACCGAGCGTAATTTCCTTGAGGTGTCGGTCAAGCCCCTGGTAGAGCAGATGGTGGTTGATTTGGTGGATTTGGGGGTGATTTCCATGAATTCGGTAACGGTAGATATGGAGGATATCCGGGTGCCTACCAAGGTGTCCATCGGTATTGGGATTGCGGTGAACGAGCTGGTAACCAATGCGGTGAAGTACGCGGGAATGTCCGGGGAGGAGCTCCGGGTCCAGATTGCCTTGCGGTCCTCGGACCCGGGGGTGAACCTCGAGGTGCGGGATAACGGGGCCGGGTTTTCCCAGGATCTGATTCAGGGGCAGGGTTATGACTTCGGATTGCGGGTTATTCAATCCCTGAGTCTCCAGCATTCCGGGGAGATGACCCTATCCAATGAGGACGGCGGGGTGGTCCGGGTGGGCTTCGGTTGTATTGACAGACCGGATTTCCCCGGGTAG